In Conger conger chromosome 12, fConCon1.1, whole genome shotgun sequence, one DNA window encodes the following:
- the LOC133141853 gene encoding myosin light chain 5-like, giving the protein MASRKTKKKEGGAKRAQRASSNVFSMFEQTQIQEFKEAFTLIDQNRDGFIDKEDLKDTYASLGKLNVKENELEEMLKEATGPINFTMFLNLFGEKLHGTDPEETILNAFKMFDPDGKGHIHKDELQRVLMTQADKFTAEEVKQMFQSSTIDQSGNLDYKSLCYIITHGEEQEE; this is encoded by the exons ATG GCCAGCAGAAAGACCAAGAAGAAGGAAGGAGGAGCCAAGAGGGCACAGAGAGCCTCCTCCAATGTCTTCTCCATGTTTGAGCAAACGCAGATCCAGGAGTTCAAGGAG GCTTTCACTCTCATTGATCAGAACAGGGATGGGTTCATCGATAAGGAAGACCTGAAGGACACATATGCCTCTCTGG GTAAACTGAATGTGAAAGAGAACGAGCTGGAGGAAATGCTAAAGGAAGCCACCGGCCCCATAAACTTCACTATGTTCCTTAATCTGTTTGGAGAAAAGCTACATG GCACGGACCCAGAGGAAACCATTTTAAATGCCTTTAAAATGTTTGATCCTGATGGCAAGGGGCATATTCACAAAGATGA ATTACAACGTGTTCTGATGACACAGGCAGACAAGTTCACAGCAGAAGAG GTAAAGCAGATGTTTCAGTCTTCCACCATTGACCAATCAGGGAACCTGGATTACAAGTCCCTTTGTTACATCATCACACATGGAGAGGAGCAGGAAGAGTAA